The stretch of DNA gaaaaaagaaaacatgcaattgacaccaaacttaaaattgactctagactcaaataagaaacacaaaatattttttttggttttatggttttataaattatttttgtattttttcgaaaattatttttggaaaagaaaataagaaactcaaaatttttaataagaattccaggaatcatgcaatgttagtctaaagcttcagtctaaaaagattagacatggctagccaagcttcagcaaagATATTACATAaaacagccaaattgatgggaatcaactagctcctgtgatgataaaagcatcatctgaaactctagaattcattcttaaaaattctgaagaacaaaataaaaaatacctaatctaagcaacaagatgaaccatctaTTGTCCAAaatcaaacaatccccggcaacaatgccaaaaagttggtacacaaaatcgtgatacacaacttcgtgcactgggttgtccaagtaataccttacgtgagtaagggtcgatcccacggagattgttggcttgaagtaatctatggtcatcttgtaaatctcagtcaggcggattcaaattgttatgaagctttgaagattaaaagataaataaacattaaataaagatagacatacttatgtaattcattagtgggaatttcagataagcgtatggagatgcattattccttctgaatgtctgctttcctactgtcttcattcaatcattcatactcctttccatggcaagctgtatgttggggatcaccgttgtcaatggctacctcccgtcctctcagtgaaaatggtgctctacggtttctgtacagCTAATCACCTGTCGGATTtttcgtctcggatgaaaaataccaggcacagctaccgcatggctaatcagctgtcggttcttgatcgtgTTGGAATacgatccaatgatccttttgcacactgtcactgcgccccacagtcgcgagtttgaagttcgtcacagtcatcccttcccagatcctactcggaatatcacagacaaggtatagattttccggatctcaggaatgctgccaattgtttctagcctacaccacgaaggttctaatctcagattcagatgcccaATTGTCAGAGGGGAAACGATGTAAATCGTTGATTAGAgtcccaagagatatgcattcaagcttgttttcatgtagaacggaagtgtttgtaaGTGAGAATGGttatgagtgtcacttgatcatcacattcatcatgttcttgtatgcgaatgaatatcttggaataagaataagcttgaattgaataaaagaacaatagttatttgcattaattctcgaggaacagcagagctccacaccttaatctttgaggtgtagaaactccactgttgaaaatacataagtgatgaaggtccaggcatggccgaatggccagcccccataaaagtctaagatagcataaaactgatcaaagatccctaatacaatagtaaaaggtcctatttatactagactagttactagggtttacataaataagtaaatgatgcagaaatccacttctgggcccacttggtgtgtgcttgggctgagcattgaagctttcatgtgtagagacttttcttggagttaaacgcgagcttttatgccagtttgggcgtttaactccagcttttatcctgtttctggcgtttaacgccagaatagggcaggaagttggcgtttgaatgccggTTTGCATCGTCAAcactcggacaaagtatgaactattatatatttctgaaaagcccaggatgtctactttccatcgcaattaagagcgcgccatttgagcttttgtagctccaaaaaatccatttgaagtgtagggaggtcagaatccaacagcatctgcagttctttttcagcctctaaatcagatttttgctcaggtccctcaatttcagccagaaaatacctgaaatcacagaaaaacacacaaactcatagtaaagtatagaaatgtgaattttgcttaaaaactaataaaaatatactaaaaagtagctagatcctactaaaaactacctaaaaataatgccaaaaagcatataaattatccgctcatcagcaatcCCTCGCAATGTGGCCAGGTAACCCACGCTTGAAGCAACCACCTAAACCAATCTTACATGAGTCATAAGGGTGAAAACGTCCACAACGATCACAAGCTAAATCCGGAGAACGCTTACTCTGATTTCCTCTTCTTTTAGCATACTGAAACTGATTCTGATTGTTCCTTTTGAAGCCCTCTTGGCCTTGAGGTGCATATCCTCCTCTCTTGAAGCTTTGTCCTCTCGGATGAAAGTACTTACCACACCCCCAACTAGAGCTCCCTCCATGAGTGTCCTTGGATGCCGCCACGGTCTTGGCATACTCTTCTACTACTCTAGCCTTGTTCACTAAGTCAGAGAAGACACAGATCTCCAAAGGATCCTTCAAACCCCTCTGGTACTTAATGCATCTCCAGCTCTCGTAAGTCTCTGGGTCACCCTGACAAACCCGAGAAAACCTACAAAGCTCTTCGAACTTGTTGGTGTACTCAGCCACAGATATGGAACCTTGCTTCAACTGCATTAGCTCCATCTCCTTTGCTTCCCTTGCAAACTCGGGGAAGTATTTCTTATAAAAAGTCGTTTGGAACACCTCCCATGGAATGTCAGCATTCTGAAGCTGTACCAAATGATACTCAGCTTGCCACCAGGGCTGGGCCTCTCCCGCTAGCTAATAAGTGGCAAACTCTACATATTGATTAAGAGGAACATGCTGTGCTTATAAAGCACGCTCCAGAGCCTGGAACCAGTGGTCCGCTTCAATAGGATTTGTGGATCCACAAAAAGTTAGCGGATGAACCTTGAGGAACGTTGCCAAGGTCATCGGAACTCCTCCCGTGTTATCGCCGTTACCCTCAGCATCATCATTGGCATTCCCTTCTCCATTCCCGTTGCGGTTTCCATTCCCGGCCGGTTGGCCCAATCTCTGTATAGCTTGCAGAGTCGCAGTAACATTATCTTCCATGGTATTAGTGAGATTCGCCATTGCCACCATGAATTCGACGTGATTGTCAGCTGGTTGCTCATTCCTACTTTCTCGGGTTTGTGTTTGACCTCGCCCCGCGAGTAGCCATGTAGGGTTCCTATCTACActaaacaatcgatatcaaggtgatTAGTCTCAATATGAAAAGTGTAATGCTTCCATTATCCTGAACAGGCACTCAAAAGAAAGCATGCTATGCAATATCAAACAGATAACCTAATAGCAtcaaagaaaagacacagagagtatgcaatgaagcacaatCGGTCTATCCCTCAGGCTCACAAGGACGAAAGAAGCTACTAACTTAAGGCACAAGATACAGATGAAATATAAACAGaataatagtataatagtgTATATCATAAGGAACTAGCCTCGACTCGCATAGTTTAAGCCCGCTAGCCATATACAGACCATACAGAAACCTGACAGTTTAagaaacagcttatacaagttttgttgTCTTAtatacaagcctctaggcaaagacaaaatacaaaagtgagagatgcataaaaaaaaaaaacaaacactcCTAAAGAATCCAAGATCCTCTGCTGCTGTCACCATCcaaagcaactcaccgaggtgggttgcgacctgcatctgaaaaacacaacaaagatatggtatgagaatcggaggttctcagtatagtAATAGTtcccagtgatgtaggatataagacctcgggacgccaaaggcaattctaagctccatatccatcacaaaaTTCAAGTTAAAAGCATTCTAAAACAAATAAGAATAATATACCAACTTAACTTAAATAAACCAGGTATCtatcttaggggatttctaTTCTAAACAACACCGCTATCCcgcagccttcaccaacctatcctccatgcgGTCCCATCGCCAAtgccttccgaacctcctcaatcccagcaaaaaacacaagtaatatacaatgcaagtaaagcacaagtagaagcatataaggCAAATAATTCAGATAGCAAGTAAGCCTGTGATTCACTTAGGCCAGCCATTTCAAGTAAACAAATCATACAAAGAgatagaaaatgcatatgatgaatgcctgccctactggctgtgatatcacattgtcggttcaactgccaacccgacacatctccattgAGACGTCACCCTTTGGATTTCTCATATGGGAACGCCCGAGATATAGTGCCTGGATCACTGTCTAGGTACTGGCGCCTGCTCACCCTCTAGATCCGAAGCGATGCGAGTGGGATACTCTTGCCTCaaacctcacatctcaacgtaagcgggattaaccactgtccttacgccgccgccgctatctcgacaggcgggattaaccaccgtctcTGCAAGGCGCATATCGTCTCATACTATCATATAAAAACATTATTTCAGtggttttcaaaatcatttttagtATACACAGATCCATCATCTCAATCTGAGTCCccgactcatctcaaccactgtccATTCACAATTCAGTTCCAAACATCAACAAATCATAATTTCTCATCTCGTGTAACCAACACCCTTCATGTGACATCAAACCATCCTCCGCCTGCCAGAAACCTAGGCCTTTGTTTGTTAATACTCGAAACCAAGCCAAaagtcttaaaatggtgttatagcagcttacaaccttgttgggaaggtaAAATAGTTGAAAAACAAGTAAATTTAAGAAACAGAACGTGTGCGGCCGCACATGGGTTTGTGCGTGCACACGCGCAGGATATTTTAAAATGTGTACGTATGCACaggagtgtgcgtacgcataggtggCAAAACTTTCAGAATCTGTTCTCTCGCACAACCCATGCCAACGCCCCCAACAGATTGGCCTTCCCAACGTGTGTGTCCGCACAGGCCTGTGCGGAGGTTGAAATTTTCCCTTAGATATGTGCGtgcacaagctgtgctagcaCGGAAAATAGGTGTGTGCGGCAACACAGGTCAAAATTTTTGCAGGGTGCACGCCCGCACAAGAGTGTGCGTCCGCACATATCAGAAATCATGcaattctgcaactttgcagaatttcagatttttaacaccaactttgaattatcataacttcctctacaaaattctaatttttgcaaactttatatcaatttaaagggttttcaaagatctttatttctaaacaaatttcaatcaatttcaaaaattgtggAAAAAATTTATGATCGAGCAAAGTTTACCAAAAACCCAACTTTACCAAACTTTACAATTATTACCATACCTTGCCATATCCATACCAAATCATACCAAACCATCCAAAACtccatttttcatcaaaatgtACCTGTTGTGTCATACTACACCAACCTTACCACATCCTCCTACTTATTTCATTAATATCAATTCCAATATCAACTATATAACACTTATGATCAGAATCATCATCAAATACACCATTTCATAAATCATAACACTACCATTATCATAAGGAACCAACTTCCAATTCACACAATAATTCAACATTGTCATATCATTATAATTCATCACAATCAACCTAACATTCATCAATCCATCAACATTTGACACACTACCATCATTTTAGTTCAACCTATCCTATTGGCCACTAGCCtatgtgtccatgaatattatatactacatagaggaaaccaaaaccataccttggccattCCCTATATGAACCAAACCTCCAAATTAGCACAAACAAGCTTCCAACCACAATCCAAGCTTTCAATTCTACTCCAATAAGCATAAATAAGTTCTAAGAGCTCCCAAAGCCATAataatcaaactatatacatataaatcacctcaaatcaacctagggttccGATTAAACACAAATTTACAAGGGTTTAGTGGCTCTTACTTTCTCCCACAGATTTGGATGTCAAGACCCAATGCTAAGCAAGGCTTAAAGCAAgcctaaacatccaaaatcacaaaaactcatttaatcaaaaaccctataaatccataATTTTGAGGAGAAAAACTGAGAGGGATTCGAGATTTCCTTACCAATGTTttatatgggttttgtagagctctttaCAATGAATGTGTAGCCGCTGACGACACGCAAATCAGAGCACCGTAGCTCGAGATATTGTGAAGAGAAGAGATGGGTAAATAGTGTTCAAGGGTTTCTCTTATCCCCTTTCTCTTTCAGCTGGGTGTGTGTGTTTGTTAGTGTGTTATGAGTGATTGAGTTCACTAATGAACCcttttatatgttgggcttaGGCCTAACTTGGGCCTGGTCTAACCCGTTAGCATTTTTTGCCTGTTTGGCCCAAtttcgggccaaacctttaaaattaatgccCGGTTTTcaacttctaatatttttctaaggtttttgaaaatttttcacttttctCGTGCGGTACTGggcagacttgaaccggttcaaccagtTTAATTGCCGGTTCACGGTTTATCGCAGAAagcacattttctgactcagaaagacCCAATGAGTCCAAAACTTACCTTTAAATCCTAAAATTCTTTCCTGAAtggtgttgatcaagagagCTATAAGAAATAGAGCTTTAGTTCTAACTTCCATGATTCCCCTTCCGAGGCTCACATGGAAATTCACATATTCAAACCCCCTTCCAGAGTGAATAAATCTCAATCAAAGCAGAAGTTTTTCTTAGCTATCCAgatgaattgagaagaagaagatgttcACTTAATAAGTGAATTAAATAGAGCTCCTCTCCCTAAAGAATTGGGGTTCAGTGGATCATAACTCAAAGAACAAGTGCAGAAAATCTAAAATTGccagagaaagtaaattggttGAGAAGCAAGaatgcaaggaaattaaagtgcaTAGACAATAAAAATGTAAACTTGCAGAAGAGCATTGTAAGAGATTTAAATTGCATAAACCAAactgaattcaattacaattgaaatttaaaagtgcagaaaatagaaagaaattctAAACTAGGCTCTCTACCAGAGCCTTCTaccctactcctactcctactcctacttcTAATACTACTAACCCAGCCTCAGCACCCTTTCATCTTCAAATATTCTTCTATTTATTGGCTTATTCTCCTCTTTAATTGGGTCTTCAGTgtacttggatttgggccttggccttgattGAAGCAGTGAGGAATCACTCTAGCTGACGTTGACCTTGGCTAAACGTTTATGAGCTTACATGGTGCTATTTGGAATTAAAACTGGCCTTAATGTTGGTGGCAACATTTTTGTGAAAACGTTGAACCAAACATCTgcataaaaattgaattctGGTTGCTATCATCAACATTTGACTCAACGTTAGTGCACCAACATTCGCGCATCCATGCGTGTGCGTACACCATGCTTACACATGCATTACCATTTTTCCATTCCACGCGTACACATCACAGACGCGTGCACGTCGATTTCAGTTTCGTAACTCCAAATTTTAGGCTGCTCATCGCGGATGTTGGAGGCAATGTTGGACCTCCAATGTTCACTTAGTCACGTGTATGCGTGACCCACGTGTACGTGTGGATGGTTGATGAACGATAATTTATATGGTTTCTAgaattgtttttagatagtttttagtaggatttagctactttttagtatatttttattagtttttaagcaagattcacatttctggactttacaatgagtttgtgtgtttttctgggattaaaggtattttctggctgaaattgagggacctgagcaaaaatttaattcagaggctaaaaaaggactgctgatactattggattctgacctctctgcacttgaaatagattttttggagctacagaagtccaaatgaagctctctcaattgcgttggaaagtagacatcttgggctttcccgaaatatataatagtctgtactttgctcgagttttgatgacgcaaacGGACGTTCAAATGctaacttcctgccctattctggcgttaaacgccagaaacaggatagaagctatagttaaatgcccaaaatggcataaaaactagtgtttaactccaagaaaagtctctacacatgaaagcttcaatgctcagcccaagcatacaccaagtgggcccggaagtagatttctgcatcatttacttatttttgtaaaccctagtaactagtctagtataaataggaccttttactattgtattagacatctttagatcatttttgagactatctttggatcacttttgatctcttgatcacattttggggtc from Arachis duranensis cultivar V14167 chromosome 4, aradu.V14167.gnm2.J7QH, whole genome shotgun sequence encodes:
- the LOC107484231 gene encoding uncharacterized protein LOC107484231; this encodes MANLTNTMEDNVTATLQAIQRLGQPAGNGNRNGNGEGNANDDAEGNGDNTGGVPMTLATFLKLAGEAQPWWQAEYHLVQLQNADIPWEVFQTTFYKKYFPEFAREAKEMELMQLKQGSISVAEYTNKFEELCRFSRVCQGDPETYESWRCIKYQRGLKDPLEICVFSDLVNKARVVEEYAKTVAASKDTHGGSSSWGCGKYFHPRGQSFKRGGYAPQGQEGFKRNNQNQFQYAKRRGNQSKRSPDLACDRCGRFHPYDSCKIGLGGCFKRGLPGHIARDC